Proteins encoded in a region of the Streptomyces sp. PCS3-D2 genome:
- a CDS encoding condensation domain-containing protein — MAGPAGLEGALAALPEGKRELARLMLAARRPVPAHPAPRPGAGPVPPTALQTRLWRRERTHPAVATGSHALRLAGPLDPQRLTGALTAVLRRHEALRTRLVRSTAGQPRLHVDEEPALRLTRADLSGFTPRAAAERTAQQLTESASTVLDLESGRTSAFRLLRTAPDEHVLILASHLAVFDGWSSGVFLADLAAGYRAGPEALTPPELQFPDYADWQHRWLAGPDGTAELERRRAVFAADPPAPRAPGGFERGHLPVRLARGPVDAGLELGAAEGATPFMTLLAALAVVLARRDGRTSVVIGTPAAGRFAAPLEGAVGQYTTVVPIRLDLAGGPTFRELLLRTRTAVADALAHQRLPVDVLFGDGTPPPYNVLFALHNYPAVPLDLPGIEVGQLPGPPARHLELYSPDPAAALACVGLVERDGEIGGTAEYNRHAATPEDVRGLLTGIEEVLDRAVTAPASPVGTSRH; from the coding sequence ATGGCCGGACCGGCAGGGCTGGAGGGGGCGCTCGCCGCACTCCCCGAGGGCAAGCGCGAACTCGCCCGCCTGATGCTGGCCGCCCGCCGGCCCGTCCCCGCACACCCGGCCCCGCGCCCCGGCGCGGGGCCGGTCCCGCCGACCGCACTGCAGACCCGGCTGTGGCGCCGGGAGCGCACCCACCCGGCCGTCGCCACCGGCTCGCACGCGCTCCGGCTGGCCGGCCCGCTCGATCCGCAGCGGCTGACCGGGGCCCTCACCGCGGTGCTGCGCCGCCACGAGGCGCTGCGCACCCGGCTGGTCCGCTCCACCGCCGGCCAGCCGCGGCTCCACGTGGACGAGGAACCGGCCCTGCGGCTCACCCGGGCCGACCTGTCGGGCTTCACCCCGCGGGCCGCGGCCGAACGGACGGCCCAGCAGCTCACCGAGAGCGCCTCCACCGTCCTGGACCTGGAGAGCGGCCGCACCAGCGCGTTCCGGCTGCTGCGGACCGCTCCCGACGAGCACGTCCTGATCCTCGCCTCCCACCTCGCGGTCTTCGACGGCTGGTCCTCGGGGGTCTTCCTCGCGGACCTCGCCGCCGGCTATCGCGCGGGTCCCGAGGCCCTCACCCCGCCCGAGCTGCAGTTCCCCGACTACGCCGACTGGCAGCACCGCTGGCTTGCCGGACCGGACGGCACCGCCGAACTGGAGCGCCGCCGTGCCGTGTTCGCGGCCGACCCGCCCGCGCCCCGGGCCCCCGGCGGCTTCGAGCGCGGACACCTGCCCGTACGGCTGGCCCGCGGTCCCGTCGACGCCGGGCTGGAGCTGGGCGCGGCCGAGGGGGCCACCCCGTTCATGACCCTGCTGGCCGCGCTCGCCGTCGTACTGGCCCGCAGGGACGGCCGTACCTCCGTGGTGATCGGCACCCCGGCCGCCGGCCGGTTCGCCGCACCGCTGGAGGGCGCGGTCGGGCAGTACACCACCGTGGTGCCGATCCGGCTCGACCTCGCGGGCGGACCGACCTTCCGCGAGCTCCTGCTCCGTACCCGCACCGCGGTGGCCGATGCCCTGGCCCACCAGCGCCTGCCCGTGGACGTGCTGTTCGGCGACGGCACGCCCCCGCCGTACAACGTCCTGTTCGCCCTGCACAACTACCCGGCCGTACCGCTGGACCTGCCCGGCATCGAGGTCGGTCAGCTGCCCGGGCCACCCGCCCGCCACCTGGAGCTCTACAGCCCCGACCCGGCCGCGGCCCTGGCCTGCGTCGGCCTGGTCGAGCGGGACGGTGAGATCGGCGGAACCGCCGAGTACAACCGGCACGCGGCCACGCCCGAGGACGTGCGGGGCCTGCTCACCGGCATCGAGGAGGTGCTGGACCGGGCCGTCACCGCGCCCGCGTCCCCGGTCGGCACCAGCCGGCACTGA
- a CDS encoding acyl-CoA dehydrogenase family protein, translating to MLTTEFYRAPADCGLVRSGADVPRTPMRALREDIHDILVSAPVAEARRTRDPRPIHRALGERGLLAPQWPEEYGGRGVSQVAAAVLVEELAMHDVPDLLHTLTVQIVGSTLLHVAGPQMKARHLPGFAAGTSFGCVLFSEPQAGSDLNILSTRAVSDGRGGYKLYGTKVHSLFARFADYGLCLARGEDDAFSLFLVPLDQPGVTIRQIPGIGDDAFHEVALDGVSVTADDVVGGIGQGWAIVVKTLAFERTGLDYYVKALRWYRAAVDRLEAHTDRLEAGQHDQIGLAKLNARLLAAGTLVRRVLTRLDRGELNEDEAAAAKWYTTELAAEVAWWAAELDGDTSMTLDDPEVDGVAHPLDSAMREAPGMRISGGTAEMMLETLARLRLDSGAEVRP from the coding sequence GTGCTCACCACCGAGTTCTACCGCGCGCCCGCGGACTGCGGGCTCGTACGGAGCGGGGCCGACGTGCCCCGCACCCCCATGCGGGCCCTGCGCGAGGACATCCACGACATCCTGGTGTCCGCCCCCGTCGCCGAGGCCCGGCGCACCCGGGACCCCCGGCCCATCCACCGGGCCCTGGGCGAACGGGGCCTGCTCGCACCCCAGTGGCCCGAGGAGTACGGGGGGCGGGGCGTCAGTCAGGTCGCGGCCGCCGTGCTGGTCGAGGAACTCGCCATGCACGACGTTCCCGACCTGCTGCACACGCTCACCGTGCAGATCGTCGGATCCACCCTGCTCCATGTCGCCGGCCCGCAGATGAAGGCGCGCCACCTGCCCGGTTTCGCCGCCGGCACCTCCTTCGGATGCGTCCTCTTCAGCGAGCCGCAGGCAGGCTCCGACCTCAACATCCTCTCCACCCGCGCCGTCTCCGACGGCCGCGGCGGCTACAAGCTCTACGGCACCAAGGTCCACTCCCTCTTCGCCCGTTTCGCCGACTACGGCCTGTGCCTGGCCCGCGGTGAGGACGACGCCTTCAGCCTGTTCCTCGTGCCACTGGACCAGCCGGGCGTCACCATCCGGCAGATCCCGGGCATCGGCGACGACGCCTTCCACGAAGTCGCCCTCGACGGGGTGTCCGTCACCGCCGACGACGTCGTCGGCGGCATCGGCCAAGGCTGGGCGATCGTCGTCAAGACATTGGCCTTCGAACGCACCGGTCTCGACTACTACGTCAAGGCGCTGCGTTGGTACCGGGCCGCCGTCGACCGGCTGGAGGCCCACACCGACCGGCTGGAGGCCGGCCAGCACGACCAGATCGGCCTGGCCAAGCTCAACGCCCGGCTGCTCGCGGCCGGCACCCTGGTCCGCCGCGTCCTCACCCGCCTCGACCGGGGCGAGCTCAACGAGGACGAGGCCGCCGCCGCGAAGTGGTACACCACCGAACTCGCCGCGGAGGTGGCCTGGTGGGCCGCCGAACTCGACGGCGACACGAGCATGACCCTCGACGACCCGGAGGTCGACGGGGTGGCCCACCCACTCGATTCGGCGATGCGTGAAGCCCCGGGGATGCGGATATCCGGCGGCACCGCCGAAATGATGCTGGAGACGCTGGCCCGGCTGCGTCTCGACTCAGGGGCGGAGGTACGGCCGTGA
- a CDS encoding acyl-CoA dehydrogenase family protein, whose product MTTQAVNGSGTDGAAGEAPERWREREDEDSLFRQLRLTVRQGLEVDGETPAGAWEALTQVGAWEFALPIEKEGLDLGQAVLAMVCEEAGNAMQPVPLADTLLALDVLSALGPLAPEGTEDLLDRVRAGELQLAVPGRLPDPRGSVPPGIAWKPDGDGAGIVLTGTGGPFAAGVGPDALLVLASGPDGPCVALVGLPAQGVTVRPLRDHGGGAVAGAVFDEARIPASSVLLRGIAAEQALARVGLRAAVHQASLLAGITAAALTAVVSRIRGRQQFGQALVKHQGPRLRVAGLLARLDAVRWAVGDAARDLDEGRLTPGEAAGLIALTAETALDVTRDAVHLHGASGLVRDGLVAGCYRRAAWEALRCGRPAHLWDTAAHTP is encoded by the coding sequence GTGACGACCCAGGCGGTCAACGGGAGCGGTACGGACGGGGCGGCCGGCGAGGCGCCCGAGCGGTGGCGGGAGCGGGAGGACGAGGACTCGCTCTTCCGGCAACTCCGGCTCACCGTGCGGCAGGGCCTGGAGGTCGACGGGGAGACCCCCGCGGGCGCCTGGGAGGCGCTGACCCAGGTCGGGGCCTGGGAGTTCGCCCTCCCCATCGAGAAGGAGGGCCTCGACCTCGGCCAGGCCGTGCTCGCCATGGTCTGCGAGGAGGCCGGCAATGCGATGCAGCCGGTCCCGCTCGCCGACACCCTGCTCGCGCTCGACGTGCTCTCCGCCCTCGGCCCCCTCGCCCCCGAGGGCACCGAGGACCTGCTGGACCGGGTGCGCGCCGGCGAGCTCCAGCTCGCCGTCCCGGGCCGGCTGCCCGATCCGCGCGGCTCCGTACCGCCGGGGATCGCCTGGAAACCGGACGGTGACGGCGCGGGCATCGTCCTGACCGGCACGGGAGGCCCGTTCGCCGCCGGCGTCGGGCCGGACGCCCTGCTGGTCCTGGCGAGCGGTCCCGACGGCCCCTGCGTCGCCCTCGTCGGCCTGCCCGCGCAGGGCGTGACCGTACGCCCGCTGCGCGACCACGGCGGGGGAGCGGTCGCCGGTGCCGTCTTCGACGAGGCACGGATCCCGGCCTCCTCGGTACTGCTGCGAGGGATCGCCGCCGAGCAGGCCCTCGCCCGGGTCGGCCTGCGCGCCGCCGTCCACCAGGCGTCCCTGCTGGCCGGCATCACCGCGGCCGCCCTGACCGCGGTCGTCTCCCGGATCCGCGGACGGCAGCAGTTCGGCCAGGCCCTGGTCAAGCACCAGGGGCCCCGGCTGCGGGTCGCCGGGCTCCTGGCCCGACTGGACGCCGTGCGCTGGGCCGTCGGCGACGCGGCCCGCGACCTCGACGAGGGCCGCCTCACCCCCGGGGAGGCCGCCGGGCTGATCGCCCTCACGGCGGAGACCGCGCTCGACGTGACGCGGGACGCGGTCCACCTGCACGGCGCCTCCGGTCTCGTGCGGGACGGCCTGGTCGCCGGCTGCTATCGGCGCGCGGCATGGGAGGCCCTGCGCTGCGGACGCCCCGCCCACCTGTGGGACACCGCGGCGCACACCCCCTGA